The following proteins are encoded in a genomic region of Hymenobacter siberiensis:
- a CDS encoding acetyl-CoA C-acyltransferase: MQIKEVVIISAVRTPIGSFGGVLSSLSATELGAIALKGALDKAGVAGSEVNQVIMGNVISANLGQAPARQAAKKAGLPDTVECTTVNKVCASGSKAIMMGAQSIMLGQSDVVLAGGMESMSNVPYYLDKARFGAKYGHGQMIDGLVRDGLWDPYNDYAMGNAAENTAKEMGITREQQDAFAIESYTRSAAAAKAGKKKDEIVPVTIESRGKTTVIEDDEEYLKVDFAKVPGLKPAFIKEGGTVTAANASTLNDGAAAVLLMSREKADELGLTPIGRILGFADAEQAPEWFTTSPSLAIPKALKNAGKTAADVDFYEINEAFSVVSLANNQLLNLDGGKVNKYGGAVSLGHPLGASGARIVTTLMNVLKNEGGKIGVTGICNGGGGASAIVVESLI; the protein is encoded by the coding sequence ATGCAGATTAAAGAAGTTGTCATTATCTCGGCGGTTCGCACGCCGATTGGCTCATTTGGCGGCGTTCTGTCGTCGCTGTCGGCCACGGAGCTGGGTGCTATTGCCCTGAAGGGCGCGCTCGACAAGGCCGGTGTGGCCGGCTCGGAAGTGAACCAGGTAATTATGGGCAACGTGATTTCGGCCAATCTGGGCCAGGCTCCGGCCCGCCAGGCGGCCAAGAAAGCCGGCCTGCCCGATACCGTAGAGTGCACGACCGTGAACAAGGTGTGCGCCTCGGGCTCGAAAGCCATTATGATGGGCGCCCAGAGCATTATGCTGGGGCAGTCGGACGTGGTGCTGGCCGGTGGCATGGAGAGCATGAGCAACGTGCCCTACTACCTCGACAAGGCGCGTTTTGGGGCTAAGTATGGCCATGGCCAGATGATTGACGGCCTCGTACGAGACGGCCTGTGGGACCCGTACAACGACTACGCTATGGGCAACGCAGCCGAGAACACGGCCAAGGAGATGGGCATCACCCGCGAGCAGCAGGATGCTTTTGCCATTGAAAGCTACACCCGCAGCGCCGCCGCCGCCAAGGCCGGTAAAAAGAAGGACGAAATTGTGCCCGTTACCATTGAGAGCCGGGGCAAAACCACGGTGATTGAGGACGACGAGGAGTACCTGAAGGTCGATTTTGCAAAAGTGCCCGGCCTGAAACCGGCCTTTATTAAAGAAGGCGGCACCGTGACGGCTGCCAACGCTTCGACGCTGAACGACGGTGCCGCCGCCGTACTGCTGATGAGCCGCGAGAAAGCCGACGAGCTGGGCCTCACGCCGATTGGCCGGATTTTGGGCTTCGCCGATGCTGAGCAGGCGCCGGAGTGGTTCACGACTTCGCCCTCGCTGGCCATTCCGAAGGCGCTGAAAAACGCCGGTAAGACGGCCGCCGATGTGGATTTCTATGAAATCAACGAAGCCTTCTCGGTGGTGAGCCTGGCCAATAACCAGCTGCTGAACCTGGACGGCGGCAAGGTGAACAAGTACGGCGGGGCCGTGAGCCTGGGCCACCCGCTGGGCGCTTCGGGCGCCCGCATTGTGACCACGCTGATGAACGTGCTGAAGAACGAAGGCGGCAAAATCGGCGTGACGGGCATTTGCAACGGTGGCGGCGGTGCCAGCGCCATTGTGGTCGAATCACTGATTTAA
- a CDS encoding toxin-antitoxin system YwqK family antitoxin, with the protein MKYLLPFFLLLVAFPSHGQRLRRLITYFDSTKVYKREVYTALVAADTVPQGSYKRFYRTGKLEQQTSFRQGKRDSAYVEFHPSGTRRLEATYRDGVRQGPFTTYYDDGKPAQTGFFVDDEPNGELTYFHPDGSIRLKTNLMKGQPNGALRAVYPDGKVQAEVNYDSGQPNGAVKFYYPNGVVQSEGVFTRGLLSGPYITRYPNNQIEVEVLADKNGRGRYRSYYQSGKLQTESTYAPAPLAQRPVKNQLGDDLTKRVMPPTGTTALDGPATSYFESGQVKSKLTYRTGTPTGKGVEYFVSGNPHEETDYNNGGRDRKVVRYQDAAGKVVQAEEQFKNNRPAGTWRDYYPDGKAVRKAETYGPSGRLVGDRLTYFENGQVQTRQPYLNGFLGGVGQEYFPSGKLRKETTYVRSQIQGAFKEYREDGTLAVSGLYRNSRQSGVWTYFKEDGTTVDRTVTYRNGQLVTDPIRQPKAKPRPPLKRK; encoded by the coding sequence ATGAAATACCTGTTGCCTTTTTTTCTGCTGCTTGTAGCATTTCCCTCTCATGGCCAGCGGCTGCGCCGGCTTATCACCTACTTCGACTCGACCAAAGTGTACAAGCGCGAGGTGTACACGGCCTTAGTGGCAGCCGATACGGTGCCGCAAGGCTCGTACAAGCGCTTTTACCGCACCGGGAAGCTGGAGCAGCAAACCAGCTTCCGGCAGGGCAAGCGGGACTCGGCCTACGTGGAATTCCACCCGAGCGGCACGCGGCGGCTGGAAGCTACGTACCGCGACGGGGTTCGGCAGGGGCCGTTCACCACCTATTACGACGATGGCAAGCCGGCCCAGACGGGTTTCTTTGTGGACGACGAGCCTAATGGTGAGCTGACCTATTTCCACCCCGATGGCTCCATCCGGCTGAAAACCAATTTGATGAAGGGCCAGCCCAACGGCGCGCTGCGGGCCGTGTACCCCGACGGCAAGGTGCAGGCCGAAGTGAACTACGACAGCGGCCAGCCCAACGGCGCGGTGAAATTTTACTACCCCAACGGCGTGGTGCAGAGCGAGGGCGTGTTTACGCGCGGACTGCTGTCGGGGCCCTACATCACGCGCTACCCGAACAACCAGATTGAGGTGGAGGTGCTGGCCGACAAAAACGGCCGGGGCCGCTACCGCAGCTACTACCAAAGCGGCAAGCTGCAGACGGAGAGCACCTACGCCCCCGCCCCGCTGGCCCAGCGCCCGGTGAAAAACCAGCTCGGCGACGACCTGACCAAGCGCGTGATGCCGCCCACCGGCACCACCGCCCTCGACGGCCCGGCCACCAGCTACTTCGAGAGCGGCCAGGTAAAAAGCAAACTCACCTACCGCACCGGCACCCCCACGGGCAAGGGCGTTGAGTACTTCGTGAGCGGCAATCCGCACGAGGAAACGGACTACAACAACGGTGGCCGGGACCGCAAAGTAGTGCGCTATCAGGATGCTGCCGGTAAGGTGGTGCAGGCCGAGGAGCAGTTCAAAAATAACCGCCCCGCCGGTACCTGGCGCGACTACTACCCCGACGGCAAGGCCGTGCGCAAAGCCGAAACCTATGGCCCCAGCGGCCGCCTGGTGGGCGACCGGCTTACCTACTTCGAGAATGGCCAGGTGCAGACCCGCCAACCGTATCTGAACGGCTTTTTGGGCGGCGTGGGTCAGGAATACTTCCCTTCGGGCAAGCTGCGCAAGGAAACCACCTACGTGCGCAGTCAGATTCAGGGCGCGTTCAAGGAATACCGGGAGGATGGCACCCTGGCCGTGAGCGGCCTATACCGCAACAGCCGCCAAAGCGGTGTGTGGACGTATTTTAAGGAAGACGGCACCACCGTGGACCGCACCGTGACCTACCGCAACGGCCAGCTGGTAACCGACCCCATCAGACAACCCAAAGCCAAACCCCGCCCCCCGCTGAAGCGGAAGTAG
- a CDS encoding TonB-dependent receptor domain-containing protein: protein MKILFTPLATFAFSRLLLGTATLLLLPLGAVLAQTAGPGRVSGSLVEAGTGQAVPFSDVLLLRSADSTFVAVAQATEQGTFKAASLPLGTYLLRVQDLNYGVLRRRFTLTTAAPSLELTGLKMSAATATKLSEVVVTGEKAAVVEELGKRIINVEKDLGSVGGTAANVLQNVPSVSVDVNGTVSMRGTSNVTILIDGKPSGVSNGGTGGPRLDQIPASRIAQIEVITNPSAKYDAAGGGGVINLITKKETRSGTNGTAAFNLGTADKYSGSLSLSREVGKATWTAGYDGRDVTYRSHGHSEQTALLGPAETIRTTQVGAGNEIHRNHSLRAGVELELPKNQTLSLNVSPGTERNLEGESQDLTQQTNNGPVQKTIGRQDLDVKVKILEADGNYRRTWDAHKGRELTANFGNVLIDANVPVVQRQYAEAGSGSVPQPGTRQLLKLLANIQYGQVDYVHPLADGKGRLEVGAKVEHQGNNGSNSFGYAASEARPDDFQNDPARSLTYTSNQVVPAAYVTVQHSLGKKWNAQAGLRSEYTFLSGSIEGGEGIAQRGSLRQDYLSFFPSALISRELGKEAGQNRLQLSYARRLNRPNFMQQLPLAIYQDPRSYRLGNPRLQAEFSNNIELGHQLTIGQATITSTAFARITTNSIQRLRFVDTLATRLAGAGAGLITAETYDNLGTTTNLGAEFSLNQPLAKWWRLNASTSLYRAQLAGNGIANNRTAFIATARLTNNFTIRPTLDVQLSGNVRSAQLTAQGRQLASGQLDIALRQRLFSDRAALTLRIADLLNTQQYRNEIATDALSSYRYSKDESRVGWLGFTWYIGASKAKPDRIESAPQGGGGFGG from the coding sequence ATGAAAATCCTTTTCACTCCGCTCGCTACGTTCGCTTTTAGCCGCCTGCTGCTGGGCACGGCCACGCTGCTACTGCTGCCCCTGGGGGCCGTGCTGGCCCAAACCGCCGGCCCCGGCCGCGTGAGCGGCAGCCTGGTGGAAGCCGGCACCGGCCAGGCCGTACCCTTCTCCGATGTGCTGCTGCTGCGCTCGGCCGATTCTACCTTCGTGGCCGTGGCCCAGGCCACCGAGCAGGGCACTTTTAAAGCCGCTTCGCTGCCGCTGGGCACCTACCTGCTGCGGGTGCAGGACTTGAACTACGGCGTGCTGCGCCGCCGCTTCACGCTCACGACCGCCGCGCCTTCGCTGGAACTTACCGGCCTGAAAATGAGTGCGGCCACCGCTACCAAGCTAAGCGAAGTGGTGGTAACGGGCGAGAAAGCCGCCGTGGTAGAAGAGCTAGGCAAGCGCATCATCAACGTGGAAAAGGACCTGGGCAGCGTGGGCGGCACGGCGGCCAACGTGCTCCAGAACGTGCCCTCAGTGAGCGTGGACGTGAACGGCACGGTATCGATGCGCGGCACGTCCAACGTAACCATTCTCATTGATGGCAAGCCGTCGGGCGTGAGCAACGGCGGCACCGGCGGCCCCCGCCTCGACCAGATTCCGGCCTCGCGCATTGCCCAGATTGAGGTGATTACCAACCCCTCGGCCAAGTACGACGCGGCCGGTGGCGGCGGCGTTATCAACCTGATTACCAAAAAAGAAACCCGCAGCGGCACCAACGGCACGGCCGCCTTCAACCTGGGCACCGCCGACAAATACAGCGGCAGCCTGAGCCTGAGCCGGGAAGTGGGCAAAGCCACCTGGACGGCCGGCTACGACGGCCGCGACGTGACCTACCGCAGCCACGGCCACAGCGAGCAAACCGCCCTGCTCGGCCCCGCCGAAACCATCCGCACCACCCAGGTGGGCGCGGGCAATGAGATTCACCGCAACCACTCGCTGCGGGCCGGCGTGGAACTGGAGCTGCCCAAAAACCAAACCCTGAGCCTGAACGTGAGCCCCGGCACCGAGCGCAACTTGGAAGGCGAAAGCCAGGACCTGACCCAGCAAACCAACAACGGGCCGGTGCAAAAAACCATTGGCCGCCAGGACCTCGACGTAAAAGTAAAAATCCTGGAAGCTGACGGCAACTACCGCCGCACCTGGGACGCCCACAAGGGCCGCGAGCTCACGGCCAACTTCGGCAATGTGCTGATTGACGCCAACGTGCCAGTGGTGCAGCGGCAGTACGCTGAGGCCGGCTCGGGGAGTGTGCCGCAGCCCGGCACCCGGCAGCTGCTCAAGCTCCTGGCCAATATTCAGTACGGGCAGGTGGACTACGTGCACCCGCTGGCTGATGGCAAGGGCCGCCTCGAAGTAGGGGCCAAAGTAGAGCATCAGGGCAATAACGGCAGCAACAGCTTCGGCTACGCCGCCAGCGAAGCCCGCCCCGACGACTTCCAGAACGACCCCGCCCGCTCGCTCACCTACACCTCCAACCAGGTGGTGCCCGCTGCTTACGTGACCGTGCAGCATAGCTTGGGCAAGAAGTGGAATGCCCAGGCCGGTCTGCGCTCCGAGTACACCTTCTTGAGCGGCAGCATTGAGGGCGGCGAGGGCATTGCCCAGCGCGGCAGCCTCCGCCAGGATTACCTGAGCTTTTTCCCCTCGGCCCTCATCAGCCGGGAGCTGGGCAAGGAAGCTGGCCAGAACCGCCTGCAGCTGAGCTACGCCCGCCGCCTCAACCGCCCCAACTTTATGCAGCAGTTGCCACTGGCCATTTACCAGGACCCGCGCAGCTACCGCCTCGGCAACCCGCGCTTACAGGCCGAATTCAGCAACAACATTGAGCTGGGCCACCAGCTTACCATTGGGCAGGCCACCATTACCAGCACCGCGTTTGCCCGTATCACCACCAATTCCATTCAGCGCCTGCGCTTTGTGGATACGCTGGCAACTCGTTTGGCCGGAGCCGGCGCGGGTCTCATCACCGCCGAGACCTACGACAACCTGGGCACTACCACCAACCTCGGGGCCGAGTTCAGCCTCAACCAGCCCCTGGCCAAGTGGTGGCGCCTGAATGCCAGCACCAGCCTCTACCGCGCCCAGTTGGCCGGCAACGGCATTGCCAACAACCGCACGGCCTTCATCGCCACGGCCCGCCTCACCAACAATTTCACCATCCGCCCCACCCTCGATGTGCAGCTGAGCGGCAACGTACGCTCGGCCCAGCTCACGGCCCAGGGCCGGCAGCTGGCCTCCGGGCAGCTTGATATTGCCCTGCGCCAGCGCCTGTTCTCCGACCGTGCCGCCCTCACCCTGCGCATCGCCGACCTGCTGAACACCCAGCAGTACCGCAACGAAATTGCCACCGATGCGCTGAGCAGCTACCGCTACAGCAAGGACGAAAGCCGTGTGGGCTGGCTGGGTTTCACCTGGTATATCGGCGCCAGCAAGGCCAAGCCCGACCGTATCGAGAGCGCGCCCCAGGGCGGCGGCGGCTTCGGCGGCTGA
- the hisS gene encoding histidine--tRNA ligase, which translates to MQKPSIPKGTRDFGPAQVARRRHIFNVIRRTFESFGFAPLETPTLENLSVLTGKYGDEGDQLLFKVLNSGDFAKDVTAEDLATGSKALLPKVAEKGLRYDLTVPFARYVAMNRGTLTFPFKRYQMQPVWRADRPQRGRYREFYQCDADVVGTDSLLCEAEIVLMMAQVLGGLGLHDFTIKINHRGVLRNIYQALGGEGRETDLFVAIDKLDKIGRDGVSKELLERGFSEPTIETLFALLSVEGTYEEKLQRLLAGFVTAGVEPDGARPNAADEDITANYRGLTELAEVRDLLVASGFKQFDRLEFDPTLARGLSYYTGCIFEVKINNVQMGSVSGGGRYDNLTGSFGLPGVSGVGFSFGVDRLYDCLEALDLFTATGETPTRCLITHFDVASGRAALPLLAQLRAAGIPSELYPDAKKLGVQFKYADAKGIPLVIIMGPEEIAAGVVKVKIMQSGEEKLLPLGEVVAALTVE; encoded by the coding sequence ATGCAAAAACCGAGTATTCCCAAGGGCACCCGCGACTTTGGCCCCGCGCAGGTGGCGCGCCGCCGCCATATTTTCAACGTAATCCGCCGCACGTTCGAGTCGTTTGGCTTTGCGCCGCTGGAAACGCCGACGCTGGAGAACTTGTCGGTACTGACGGGCAAGTACGGCGACGAGGGCGACCAGCTCCTGTTTAAAGTTCTGAACTCCGGCGATTTCGCCAAGGACGTGACCGCCGAGGACCTGGCCACCGGCTCGAAAGCCCTGCTGCCCAAAGTGGCCGAAAAAGGCCTGCGCTACGACCTCACCGTGCCCTTCGCCCGCTACGTGGCCATGAACCGGGGCACCCTCACCTTTCCCTTCAAGCGCTACCAGATGCAGCCCGTGTGGCGCGCCGACCGCCCCCAGCGGGGCCGCTACCGCGAGTTTTACCAGTGCGATGCCGACGTGGTGGGCACCGACTCGCTGCTCTGCGAAGCCGAAATCGTGCTCATGATGGCCCAGGTGCTGGGCGGCCTCGGCCTGCACGATTTCACCATCAAAATCAACCATCGGGGCGTGCTGCGCAATATTTACCAGGCACTGGGCGGCGAGGGCCGCGAGACGGATTTGTTCGTGGCGATTGACAAGCTCGATAAAATCGGGCGCGACGGCGTGAGCAAGGAGTTGCTGGAGCGCGGCTTTTCGGAGCCCACCATCGAAACGCTGTTTGCCCTGCTGAGCGTGGAGGGCACCTACGAGGAGAAGCTACAGCGCCTGCTGGCCGGCTTCGTGACGGCCGGCGTGGAGCCCGATGGCGCCCGCCCCAACGCCGCCGACGAAGATATTACCGCCAACTACCGGGGCCTGACGGAGCTGGCCGAAGTACGCGACCTGCTAGTGGCGTCCGGCTTCAAGCAGTTCGACCGGCTCGAATTTGACCCCACCCTGGCGCGGGGCCTCTCCTACTACACGGGCTGCATTTTCGAAGTCAAAATCAATAACGTGCAAATGGGCAGCGTGAGCGGCGGCGGCCGCTACGACAACCTCACCGGCAGCTTCGGCCTGCCGGGCGTGTCGGGCGTGGGCTTCTCGTTTGGCGTGGACCGGCTCTACGACTGCCTGGAAGCGCTGGACCTGTTCACGGCGACCGGCGAAACGCCCACCCGCTGCCTAATCACCCATTTCGACGTGGCCAGTGGCCGGGCCGCGCTGCCTCTGCTGGCGCAATTGCGCGCCGCTGGCATTCCCAGCGAGCTATACCCCGATGCCAAGAAGCTGGGCGTGCAGTTTAAATACGCCGATGCCAAGGGTATTCCCTTGGTCATCATCATGGGACCCGAGGAAATAGCGGCCGGCGTGGTGAAGGTAAAAATCATGCAGAGTGGCGAGGAGAAGCTGCTGCCTCTGGGCGAAGTGGTAGCGGCCCTGACGGTAGAGTAG
- the hutH gene encoding histidine ammonia-lyase, producing the protein MPTHTISPAQPLTLAALAKLIADGRPVALGDDARQQIAACHDYLHQRLAHDDQPIYGINTGFGSLYNVSIAPQERAQLQVNLMMSHACGTGAEVPQNLVRLMLFLKAQSLSYGHSGVQTATVERLVAMYNREMLPVVYEQGSLGASGDLAPLAHLCLPLLGLGEVNYQGYRLSAEDAMSLFSWEPLALQAKEGLALLNGTQFMLAYAVDGVLRAQRLAAAADVIGALSLEAFGGCSAPFNEHLHRIRPHAGQVLVARRLRELLAGSELQTQPRRAVQDPYSFRCQPQVHGASRDALAYVAQVVETECNSVTDNPNIFPDEDLIISGGNFHGQPLALALDHLALAVTELGSISERRTYQLISGQRGLPQYLVAEPGLNSGLMIPQYTAAGIVSQNKQLCTPASVDSIVSSNGQEDHVSMGANAATKARRVIENVEQVLGIELMTAVQALAFRRPGRSSEALERVVDAFGQEVKFVVRDRVLYPDLHKAAAFVRKFDWQ; encoded by the coding sequence ATGCCCACCCACACCATATCGCCCGCACAGCCCCTCACCCTGGCCGCGCTGGCCAAACTCATCGCCGACGGCCGCCCCGTAGCCCTCGGCGACGACGCCCGCCAGCAAATCGCCGCCTGCCACGACTACCTGCACCAGCGCCTGGCCCACGACGACCAGCCGATTTACGGCATCAATACCGGCTTCGGCTCGCTGTATAATGTGAGCATCGCGCCCCAGGAGCGTGCTCAGCTGCAAGTCAACCTAATGATGTCGCACGCCTGCGGCACCGGGGCCGAAGTACCGCAGAACCTCGTGCGCCTCATGCTTTTCCTCAAGGCCCAGAGCCTGAGCTACGGCCATAGCGGCGTGCAAACCGCCACCGTCGAACGCCTCGTGGCCATGTACAACCGCGAGATGCTGCCCGTGGTGTACGAGCAGGGCAGCCTCGGGGCCTCCGGCGACCTAGCCCCGCTGGCCCACCTCTGCCTGCCCCTGCTGGGCCTGGGCGAAGTAAATTACCAGGGCTACCGCCTCAGCGCCGAAGACGCCATGAGCCTCTTCAGCTGGGAGCCGCTGGCCTTGCAAGCCAAGGAAGGCCTGGCACTGCTCAATGGCACCCAGTTTATGCTGGCCTACGCCGTGGATGGCGTGCTGCGCGCCCAGCGCCTGGCGGCCGCCGCCGATGTTATCGGGGCGCTTTCGCTAGAAGCTTTTGGGGGCTGCTCCGCCCCGTTCAATGAGCATTTGCACCGCATCCGGCCCCACGCGGGGCAGGTGCTGGTGGCCAGGCGGCTGCGCGAGCTGCTGGCTGGCTCCGAGCTGCAAACCCAGCCCCGCCGGGCCGTGCAGGACCCCTACTCCTTCCGCTGCCAGCCGCAGGTGCACGGCGCGAGCCGCGACGCGCTGGCCTACGTGGCGCAGGTAGTCGAAACCGAGTGCAACTCCGTGACCGACAACCCCAACATCTTCCCCGACGAAGACCTGATTATCAGCGGCGGCAACTTCCACGGCCAGCCGCTGGCCCTGGCCCTCGACCACCTGGCCCTGGCCGTGACCGAGCTGGGCAGCATCTCGGAACGAAGGACCTACCAGCTGATTTCGGGCCAGCGCGGCCTGCCGCAATACCTCGTGGCCGAGCCCGGCTTGAACTCCGGCCTGATGATTCCGCAGTACACTGCCGCCGGCATCGTGAGCCAGAACAAGCAGCTCTGCACCCCCGCCTCAGTGGATAGCATTGTGAGCAGCAACGGCCAGGAAGACCACGTGAGCATGGGCGCCAACGCCGCCACAAAGGCCCGCCGCGTCATCGAAAATGTGGAGCAAGTGCTGGGAATTGAATTGATGACGGCCGTGCAGGCGCTGGCCTTCCGCCGCCCCGGCCGTAGCTCCGAGGCCCTGGAGCGCGTGGTGGACGCCTTCGGGCAGGAAGTGAAATTTGTGGTGCGCGACCGGGTCCTGTACCCGGATTTGCACAAAGCCGCCGCCTTCGTCCGTAAGTTTGACTGGCAGTAA
- a CDS encoding T9SS type B sorting domain-containing protein — MKLLNRYFLLLLLCLPGHLAWSQCETIPNDPTAFVALNGNLVPVESFCVGQPVTFLHRDQNADPKVLSYGVLRGSGVTFGSSMPRCFPPNYLPYSYTPTLADVGMVTVSELNNVIGNPIYYFRVYRVYDTPPPAFTVAPCPTGQALVTITDAAYDTYSYTFQTPTGTIGPSPITRAPSVISVPAGATAITLIGKYTTNGLCESRPSVQPLTLATAMVPALTSLTLSGPLPGGATTLAVGNLPVGYRYTLQVDTGNGFQNVPSVPVPPGSTSLSVPGAAAGRYRIARNDYCGTSPATSPAIGTLSLSGASARNRNQLLLTDAGSPGTSYTVTRNGTAITTVVPISGGLEDTDVLCGSTYTYVVTATQPGGGIAVSNSVAITTVSALPPAQPRLVASFNLNNVVVLTPVLATPTLPAGGSLRYSRTAGSGAPTDFGTATSLRAPRDSTELAQLKANPPCYTVILADVCGNTSPASPATCPAILLASAADPDGSTAALTWTAFTGPSPTIPATYTLQRLAADGSVLSTLALTGTSYTDLTPPTDRQVVRYRLQIGGAGLPAGTFSYSNLASVTRQLTLTIPTAFTPNGDGLNDVLEVKGKYLNNYTFVVVDRNGQEVFRGTRRSETWDGTIKGHAPVLGAYVWRFQQNNEDGKPFSATGTITILK; from the coding sequence ATGAAGCTGCTGAACCGCTATTTCTTACTGTTACTGCTATGCCTGCCGGGCCACCTGGCCTGGAGCCAGTGCGAGACCATTCCTAATGACCCCACGGCCTTCGTTGCTCTCAATGGTAACCTCGTACCAGTAGAGTCTTTTTGTGTGGGTCAGCCAGTCACTTTCCTGCATCGCGACCAAAATGCCGACCCCAAGGTGCTCAGCTACGGCGTGTTGCGGGGTTCAGGAGTCACGTTTGGCAGCTCCATGCCACGCTGCTTCCCGCCCAACTACCTGCCCTATAGCTACACCCCCACGCTGGCCGACGTGGGCATGGTGACAGTATCAGAGCTGAATAACGTAATTGGCAATCCGATTTATTACTTCCGCGTTTACCGCGTCTACGACACGCCGCCTCCCGCCTTCACGGTTGCGCCCTGCCCCACCGGCCAGGCGCTGGTCACCATCACCGACGCGGCTTACGATACTTACAGCTACACTTTTCAAACGCCCACCGGCACTATTGGGCCAAGCCCGATTACCCGTGCGCCAAGCGTCATTTCCGTGCCGGCCGGGGCCACTGCCATCACCCTCATCGGCAAATACACCACCAACGGGTTGTGCGAAAGCCGGCCCTCAGTGCAGCCCCTTACGCTGGCAACGGCCATGGTTCCGGCCCTAACCAGTCTCACCCTCAGCGGCCCGCTACCCGGCGGCGCGACCACGCTGGCCGTAGGCAATTTGCCCGTCGGCTACCGCTATACCTTGCAGGTCGATACCGGCAACGGCTTCCAGAACGTGCCGAGCGTGCCCGTGCCGCCGGGCAGCACCAGCCTGAGCGTGCCCGGCGCGGCGGCAGGCCGCTACCGCATCGCCCGCAACGACTACTGCGGCACCAGCCCCGCCACCTCGCCCGCCATCGGCACACTGAGCCTGAGCGGCGCATCGGCCCGCAACCGCAACCAGCTGCTGCTAACCGACGCCGGCAGCCCCGGCACCAGCTACACCGTCACCCGCAACGGCACCGCCATTACTACCGTGGTGCCCATCAGCGGTGGGCTGGAAGACACCGATGTGCTATGCGGCAGCACTTACACCTACGTAGTAACGGCCACCCAGCCAGGCGGCGGAATAGCAGTTTCCAATTCGGTTGCCATCACCACTGTTTCGGCCCTGCCGCCGGCGCAGCCCCGACTGGTGGCCAGCTTCAACCTCAATAATGTGGTGGTGCTGACGCCGGTGCTGGCCACGCCAACCCTGCCCGCCGGGGGTTCGCTCCGCTACAGCCGCACGGCCGGCAGTGGCGCGCCCACCGATTTCGGTACCGCCACCTCGCTGCGGGCACCCCGCGATTCCACCGAGCTGGCCCAGCTCAAAGCCAACCCGCCCTGCTACACCGTCATCCTGGCAGATGTGTGCGGCAATACTTCGCCCGCCAGCCCGGCCACCTGCCCGGCCATCCTCTTGGCCAGCGCCGCCGACCCCGACGGCAGCACCGCCGCCCTCACCTGGACGGCCTTCACCGGCCCCAGCCCCACCATTCCGGCCACCTACACCCTCCAGCGCCTCGCCGCCGACGGCTCCGTGCTGAGCACCCTGGCCCTGACGGGCACCAGCTACACCGACCTCACCCCGCCCACCGATCGGCAGGTGGTGCGCTACCGTCTGCAAATCGGCGGCGCGGGGCTGCCGGCCGGCACCTTCAGCTATTCCAATCTGGCCAGCGTCACGCGGCAGCTCACGCTCACCATTCCCACCGCCTTCACGCCCAACGGCGACGGGCTGAACGATGTGCTCGAAGTGAAGGGCAAGTACCTGAATAACTACACCTTCGTGGTAGTGGACCGCAACGGCCAGGAAGTATTCCGGGGCACCCGGCGCAGCGAAACCTGGGATGGCACCATCAAGGGCCACGCCCCGGTGCTGGGGGCCTACGTGTGGCGTTTCCAGCAGAACAACGAAGACGGCAAGCCTTTTTCGGCCACGGGGACGATTACTATTCTAAAATAA
- a CDS encoding YbaB/EbfC family nucleoid-associated protein has translation MAFDITGMMGKVKELQDKMQQAQQEIQHITATGEAGGGLVRATANGHRKILKLEIDESLLTPQDRDMLADLVVAAVNKALDEAAELARQELQRKTSGLMPNVPGLDLSGFGA, from the coding sequence ATGGCATTCGACATCACCGGCATGATGGGCAAAGTGAAAGAGCTGCAGGACAAGATGCAGCAGGCCCAACAGGAAATCCAGCACATCACGGCCACGGGCGAAGCCGGCGGCGGCCTCGTGCGCGCCACGGCCAACGGCCACCGCAAAATCCTCAAGCTCGAAATCGACGAATCGCTCCTCACCCCGCAGGACCGCGACATGCTGGCCGACCTCGTGGTAGCCGCCGTGAACAAGGCCCTCGACGAAGCCGCTGAGCTGGCCCGTCAGGAGCTGCAGCGCAAGACCAGTGGCCTGATGCCCAACGTGCCCGGCCTCGATTTGAGCGGTTTTGGGGCCTAA